GTCGCCCTCTCGTATTCGGTCGTGGCGACCAGCCGATTCCATTCGTGTCCGCCGCCGAGGTCGCCGACATCACGGTCCGGGCTGCACTGGATGCACGCCTACGCGGGCGCATCCTCGACGTGACAGGGGAAGCCGTCAGCATGAATCAGCTCGCGCGAGCGCTGCAGGAGGCACGCGGCTGGCACGGCTCGCTGCGCCACATCCCTCGAGGGCTCCTCCGGACCCTCGCCGTCGCGGCCGCGCCCGTGAATCCCGCCTTCGCGCGCCAGAACCGCGCGGCGCTGGAAATGGACAGAGGCCGTACAGCCGCCGCCGACGACGACGCGGATCCGGCTCGCGTCCACGTCGGATCGGCGGCCCGGGACACCAGCCTCTTGGAGCAGATCGCGGGAGAGCGTGGGTGAGAAGGCGCTCCCTCAGACCTGAGAGAGGATGCTCGCCGGTTCGTCCACGCTCCAGGAGCCGAGTGGAGCAGTCGAGAGCACACCCTCGATACCGGCCTCACGAAACGCACGGGCCGTATCCGCGGGGCCGTCAGCGAAGTGCGCCCACCCGTCCTGGTGCGCCACGACGACGGACGGTGCAGCGAGGATCTCGGCAGCGGCGGCTGCCCGGTCGGCCGTGAACGTCAGGGGCCGGTCGTCGAATTTCGTGGGTACGTGCGCCCCGCCGGCGTTCAGCAGGGCGACGTCGATGCGGGGAAACCTTCGGCCGATGTCGGCGACGGCCTTCAGGGAAGCGTTGTCGCCTCCCACGTAGACGGTGGGCGAGTCGCGCGCCTCGATCACGAAGCCGCTCACCTCGCAGTTGACGTAACCCTCCGGCATCAGGCCGTCAGCCGGCCCATGGAGAGCCGGCGTGGCCGTGATCCGCACCCCCGACGGGTGGTGGTAGAAGCGCTCCCAGGGGACGAGCCCCCGCGCCCGCGGTCCGAGGTCGAGCGCACTGCTCGGGGTAGTGAGCACCAACGGCGACGAGACGGCGAACTCCCGTCCGCCGGTGTCGAGGTTGTCGGGATGCTGCGAGTGGCTGACGAGCACCAGGTCGACCGGTCCAAGTGCTGCCGCTGTCGTCGCGGGCCCGGCGGTCTTGCGCAAGTACCCGTAGTCTGTCGGAGGGTCGAAGGTCGGGTCCACGACGATCCGGAGGCCGTGGACGTCGATGACTGCAGTCGGTCCACCGATCACACCGACGCCGAAGGGCCTCCTCTGGGCGCCGATCTCCGTCACTGAGCTCTCTCCAACCGGTATCCCGCCGCGCGAAGCGTCTCTGCCATGTGCTGCGCGTACCATTCCGGCCACTGCTCGTCGTAGACGCCGCCCAGGTCCTCCTTCTCATGGATCCCGTGAGCGTCCGCTGCCTGACGCAGGTGATCCAGGATGACGGCGATCGTGTCGACGGCCTCCGGCTCATTCGTTGCGGCGGTCATCGTCCCGGCAGCCGCTTCTTGATCTCCTGCAGGATCCAGCCGTTGCCGTCGGGGTCCTCGAAGGAGGCGAACGTCGAGTAGTCGGCGCGCTCGGGGTGGGGCCCCGAGATGCGCGCTGCGGTGCCCGCGTGATGGAAGATGCCGGTCTCATCGTGGAAGAGTTCCGAAACTCCGACACCAGCGGCGAGGAGCGCGTCGCGGGCCTCTTCGATGTCGTAGACCGTCAGCTGCAGCCCTTGTGCGGAGCCCGGGGCGGCGTTCGTGACCCCGGTGCCGAAGATGATCGACGCTTCGGACTCGGGCGGCGTGAACTGAACGACCCGGTATCCCTCGTCGACGGTGAAGTCCGCGTCCTCGCGCCAGCCGAGGGACTGATAGAACGCTTTGGCGCGGTCCACGTCCGTGACGGGGAGGACCACGACTTCCAGTTTCATGTACATTCTCATTCCGCCTTCCGTTGGGATTTCTTGCGTTGATCGAGCCGGTAGGTTTCGAGCAACCGCAGCCAGATCTCGCTGACCGTCGGGTACGAGGGAACGGCATGCCAGAGCCGGTCGATGGGGATCTCGCCGACGATGGCGGTCGTGGCCGCGTGCAACATGTCGCCGACGTCGGGCCCGACGAGCGTGACGCCGAGGATCACGCGCCGGTCGTCGTCGACGACCATGCGAGCCCTGCCGGAATAGCCGTCGGCGCGCACGACGGCGCCCGCCACCCAGCCGATGTCGTAGTCGGCCACGCTGACCCGGTAGCCGGCCTTCCGTGCTGCGGCTTCGGTCAGCCCGACCGAGGCCACCTCGGGCTCCGTGAAAGTGACCTGAGGCACAGCTTCCCGATCAGCCGTCGCTGCGTGCGCACCCCACGGCTGGTCGTCGACATCGTCCCCCTCAGCTCGGGCCGCGATGACGTCGCCCGCGATCCGCGCCTGGTACTTGCCCTGATGTGTAAGGAGTGCGCGGTGTGTGACGTCGCCGACCGCGTAGAGCCAGTCGAAGCCGGGCAGTCGCATGGTGTCGTCGGTGGGCAGCCAGTCCCCCGGCTCGAGGCCGACCGTCTCGAGTCCGATCGCGTCGGTGCGCGGACGGCGGCCGGTGGCGACCAGGATCTGGTCCGCGTTGAGCGACTCACCGGCGTCGGTCTCGACCAGGACGCCCTCCTCGGTGCGGGAGACCCGGGCGATTCCGCTGTTCCGATGCACGTCCACCCCCATGCTCCGCAGCGAGTCGGACACCAGTTCGCCCGCGAACGGCTCCATGCCGCTCA
This region of Leifsonia sp. fls2-241-R2A-40a genomic DNA includes:
- a CDS encoding MBL fold metallo-hydrolase — its product is MTEIGAQRRPFGVGVIGGPTAVIDVHGLRIVVDPTFDPPTDYGYLRKTAGPATTAAALGPVDLVLVSHSQHPDNLDTGGREFAVSSPLVLTTPSSALDLGPRARGLVPWERFYHHPSGVRITATPALHGPADGLMPEGYVNCEVSGFVIEARDSPTVYVGGDNASLKAVADIGRRFPRIDVALLNAGGAHVPTKFDDRPLTFTADRAAAAAEILAAPSVVVAHQDGWAHFADGPADTARAFREAGIEGVLSTAPLGSWSVDEPASILSQV
- a CDS encoding VOC family protein encodes the protein MKLEVVVLPVTDVDRAKAFYQSLGWREDADFTVDEGYRVVQFTPPESEASIIFGTGVTNAAPGSAQGLQLTVYDIEEARDALLAAGVGVSELFHDETGIFHHAGTAARISGPHPERADYSTFASFEDPDGNGWILQEIKKRLPGR
- a CDS encoding NAD(P)/FAD-dependent oxidoreductase, whose protein sequence is MEEVEYDVVIIGGGAVAENVAERAVQGGLTAVLIEHELVGGECSFWACIPSKALLRPARSLREARAVDGAAQAVSGQVDVEAVLRRRDRLVYDWSDQSQVDWVDGAGISLIRGHGRLAGAKRVIVAAADGSETQLYARHAVVISTGSDPVVPDIPGLRASEPWTSRDATSVEHVPDSLVILGGGVVGTEMATAYAGLGCAVTLIARGDVLSGMEPFAGELVSDSLRSMGVDVHRNSGIARVSRTEEGVLVETDAGESLNADQILVATGRRPRTDAIGLETVGLEPGDWLPTDDTMRLPGFDWLYAVGDVTHRALLTHQGKYQARIAGDVIAARAEGDDVDDQPWGAHAATADREAVPQVTFTEPEVASVGLTEAAARKAGYRVSVADYDIGWVAGAVVRADGYSGRARMVVDDDRRVILGVTLVGPDVGDMLHAATTAIVGEIPIDRLWHAVPSYPTVSEIWLRLLETYRLDQRKKSQRKAE